Genomic window (Spirosoma sp. KCTC 42546):
CCCACCTTAAACACCAGGGCATCGCCACCGAAGGGAAATGATTCCGTAACACCCGGTTTGGCAATACAGTAATCGCGTATCGTTTCGGTATTCATCGGACGCAGTGGCGGACGGTATAGACAATAACGGCAAACAAAAACATAACAATGGAGATCCGATTGATGCCATGCATCATGCGGAGGTTTACACTCGTCGGCTGATTTGGGTCAGGTTTGCGGAATACCCGCAGGAAATACGAAAAGACAGGCCCAATTTTGAGGTAATCGATGAATCTGTTCACGAGGAGAATTAATGGATAATGTAAAATGGATAAAGAATAATGATACTACTCACCTACATAACAAACATGATTGCCAGAAAATTTTTCTTGGCGACCATTATCCATTTTACATTATTCATTGACTAAGCTGGGTTCAATCCATCGGTCGTCTTCGCGAATCAGTTCGATTAGTTCATCAACGGCACGATCGGCAGGAACCGATTTTTTGATCACCTGCTGACCCCGGTAGAGAGCAATTTTATCCCGCCCGATTCCTACATAGCCATAGTCGGCATCGGCCATCTCGCCCGGCCCGTTTACAATACATCCCATAATGCCGATTTTAACCCCTTTCAGATGATCGGTTCGTTGGCGGATGTGTGCCGTCGTTTCCTGTAAATCGAACAAAGTCCGTCCACAGGATGGACAGGATATATACTCGGTTTTCGTAATGCGGGTTCGAGCTGCCTGTAAAATGCCAAAGGACAGACTATTTAACGTTTTTAATGTATTGGGTTCGGACTGCCCGGTTGCTGAAAGCATAATCCCATCACCCAACCCATCAATCAGCAAACCGCCCACATCCGTTGAGGCATAGAGCGGAATGTCTTCCGAAGGTATTTCTGCATAAGCTCGTTGTACAACAACAGGGGTTGTTAGTCCCTGGTTAATCAGCTCAACAAACAGTCTCCGCAACTCCGGCATGGCGTGTGCATTATCGGTTTTAATGAGTAGCACAACGGTACGGTCGGTGCGCAGTACGTCAAGCAATTCATCAGACAACTCGGGCAGTGATACCTGAACAAAGTTCAGGCGTACCTGTAATGACCCTTTGTTTACATGACTCTGTAAATACGCATCAGCAGTCAGCAACGGAAACGTATTAACCTGGTCAGAAACGGTTTGCCAGGCAGCAAAATCCAGAATCTGTTTCAGACCATTAGGCAACATAAATTGCGCCGGTTGCGAACCTGTATAGATGTAATCGGCACCCAAATCATTCATCCGCCACTTGTCAGGCTCGGGCAGATAAAAGTGGCCAATCGGATGGAGATCTTTATGTTCTGTAACGAGTGTCTGACTGAAATCAGCAATAACGCGTGGTACATTCTGTCCACCGAAGTTGACCACGTCGTGGGTTGTTCGGCGGGTGTACTGAAACGGATTAATGGGGTAATTTTCAATGGCAGGAATAGCTTTGCTTTCAGACGTCCGATGGGTATAGCGATCAATTAACGCCTGAGCAACGGGCGCTTCCCGCTCCGGTTCTTCCGTCAGCGATACGCGAACCGTGTCACCAATACCATCTTCCAGCAGCGTACCAATCCCCAACGCCGACTTGATGCGCCCGTCTTCGGCCTCGCCCGCTTCGGTCACGCCGAGGTGCAAGGGGTAGGGTTTCAGTCCTTCTTCGTCCAGCCGTTGCACCAGCAACCGGTAGGCTTGCACCATCACCTGCGGGTTGCTCGACTTCATCGACAGGACAATATTGTAATAATTCTCGTCCTCGCAAATCCGTAAAAACTCCAGTGCCGATTCTACCATGCCAACCGGCGTATCGCCATAGCGACTCAGAATCCGGTCGGAGAGGGAACCATGGTTAGTACCGATGCGCATAGCCGTACCATATTCTTTACAGATACGTACCAGTGGCAGAAATTTCGCCCGAATCCGATCCAGTTCGGCGGCATAGGCGGCATCGGTATAGTCAATAAATTCAAAGCGTTTACGATCG
Coding sequences:
- a CDS encoding DUF6728 family protein, which codes for MNRFIDYLKIGPVFSYFLRVFRKPDPNQPTSVNLRMMHGINRISIVMFLFAVIVYTVRHCVR
- the ispG gene encoding (E)-4-hydroxy-3-methylbut-2-enyl-diphosphate synthase — its product is MLDSLLTPSSSATLAASPVLYTPSLTQYIRRQTITVNIGDVPMGSGYPIRVQSMTTIDTMDTLGSVAQSIRMIEAGCEYIRITAPSVKEAQNLENIRKELRARGYTTPLVADIHFTPNAAELAARIVEKVRINPGNYADRKRFEFIDYTDAAYAAELDRIRAKFLPLVRICKEYGTAMRIGTNHGSLSDRILSRYGDTPVGMVESALEFLRICEDENYYNIVLSMKSSNPQVMVQAYRLLVQRLDEEGLKPYPLHLGVTEAGEAEDGRIKSALGIGTLLEDGIGDTVRVSLTEEPEREAPVAQALIDRYTHRTSESKAIPAIENYPINPFQYTRRTTHDVVNFGGQNVPRVIADFSQTLVTEHKDLHPIGHFYLPEPDKWRMNDLGADYIYTGSQPAQFMLPNGLKQILDFAAWQTVSDQVNTFPLLTADAYLQSHVNKGSLQVRLNFVQVSLPELSDELLDVLRTDRTVVLLIKTDNAHAMPELRRLFVELINQGLTTPVVVQRAYAEIPSEDIPLYASTDVGGLLIDGLGDGIMLSATGQSEPNTLKTLNSLSFGILQAARTRITKTEYISCPSCGRTLFDLQETTAHIRQRTDHLKGVKIGIMGCIVNGPGEMADADYGYVGIGRDKIALYRGQQVIKKSVPADRAVDELIELIREDDRWIEPSLVNE